In Mycoplasma feriruminatoris, the sequence TCTTTTGATTTAATTTCTTTTTTATTTTTTTCTAATTTAAGTTCTAGATTATTAATTGAATATTTATAAGCTTTTATTTGAGTGTTAAGAACATCTCTCTTAGCATCAAGTTCTTCATATTGTAATTCAAGCACATAATCTTTTTCTTCTAAATCCCTTATAGTGTTTTTGTTTTTCTCAATAGTAGATTTTAAGTTTTGGATTTCTTCTTCAATTTGTTGTTTGTTTGATTCTAAAGATTGAATATTGCCATCAAGATTTTGTTTTGTTTGTTCTTGGTTTTGAATCTTTAATTTCAAATCAGATATTTCTGATTCTAGGTTATTGATCTTTAGTTTGTTAGATTCGTTATCTCTTTGTATATCTTTAATTTGTCTTTGTTTTTCAGTTATTTGGTTTTGTTTTTTTAAATTGTCAGTTTCTAATCCATTTACTTCTTCTTCTAAACTAGCTATTTCTTCGTTTAGTTTACTAATTCTTTGTTCATTGTTAGCTATTTCAGACTTTGTTTCTCTTATTTTTTCTTTTTGATTTTCTAATTGTTTTTTAAACTCCTTTGTTCAATCCTGATCTTTTTGATTTTTAAGATCTTTTAACTTGGATTCTAGTTGTTGAACTTGGTTTTTCAAATCATTAATTTTTATATTTTGTGTATCAATTTCTTTTTGTTTTTCTTGTAGTTGAGTATTAATTTTTTGATGTTCAGACTTAATAGTGCTTATTTGTTTTTCTGTGTTAGAAATTTGTGTTTGAATTTCAGTAATCTTTTGATTTTCTGAAATTAGATTATCTTCTAAATTTTGATTTTGATTTTTTAGCTCAGTAATTTTAGAACTCAATGATTTATTTTTTTTGTTAAGACTATCAATATTTAATAATTTTAATTCTAATGCTAAGCGTTTTGAGTTAATATCTTTTATTGTGTTTTCAATATTAGCTATTTCAGAAATATAAATGTTTTTATAATTTTCTAATTCTCTTTTTTGTTTATTAGTTTCTCGATTTTTATTAGATATATCATCTAATTCTTTTTCTTTTTTAAATAATTCATCTAATACTTTAGTAAGAAGTTTTTTGTTGTCTTTTATTTTCTTTTCTACATTTTTTATTTCAGTTTCTTTTGTTGATATATTTTGTTTATCAACATTTATTTCGTTATTAATTTCTACTAAATCTGCATTTAATTTATTTATTTTATCTTTACTTATTTTTTCTTTACCATCTAGATCATTAATATTAGTTTCTAGTTCCTTGATTTGATTTTCTAGATAATGTTTTCTATTTTCTTTATCAGTTAAAGTCTTTTGGATATTTTTTAATTCTAATTGTCTATTTTTTAAATCCTTTTGAATAGATTTGATTTTGTTTAACATATTTTGTTCTTTAGCATTGTTTGAATTTGCTATATTTTTATAACTAACATACCCAAGACCAGTTGCTGTAAAAACACTAACAACTGCTAATAAACTTGTAAGCTTTTTCATAAAACACCTCTATTCAATTGGTTGTAGATTATTACTATTTAATGCATCATCTACAGCTTTGTTAAGATTATTAGTATGGTTTTTTAATTCTTTTGCATATCCATCTAATTTAGAATAAATATCTAAAACCTCTAAGTATTTTTCATCAATTTTATTTTTGGTATCCATCATTGGTTTAATGTACTTGTTGTAGTGAATACTTAATTCTGATGGTATTAACCAATCTCTGGTAATTTTTATAAACTCATCTATTATGGTTTTTAGTTCTTTGTTTTTTGTGATTATTTCAGGTCAAATAGCTCTAACTTTGTCAAATTGTTCTTTTATTAATTTCAAAAGCTCATTGATTTTTTTTAATGATGATTCTAAATTCTTTTTCATTAATGAAAGTTTTTCATATTCTTTTTTAGCTTTTTCTAATTCATCAGTTTTCTTTGCAACTTTTTCTCCATAGTTCTCTATTTGTTTGATTACGTCTTGTACTTCTTGAGATTTCTTATCTGCTAATTCTTGTTTTTGTTTATTAGATTTTTCTAGTTCATCATTAGTGTGTTTTAATTCAGACAAGTTTTGATTTATACTATCAACTACATCTTTTAGTCTTTTTAGTTCAGTATTATCTTTTATAACTTCGTCTTTTTTAGATGAGATTTGTCTGTCTATTTCACTGATTTTATTAGTTAATTCTCTTTCTTTTTTTAACAATTCATCTTGTCTACTATTTAATTCAGCAAATTTTTCTTCTAACTCAGACTTTTGTTGTTTTAATTTCTCTAGCTGAGAATTTTTATTTGCTAATTCTCTTTGTTTATCTTCTCACTCGTTTTTAACTGTTTTATATTCTCTGGTTAGTGCTTCTATTTTTTCTTCTTGATGTTTTGTAGATCTTTTTAAATTCTTAATTACTATTTTCTTAGCAGCTATTTGATTAGTTAAATCACTAATTTCTTTATTTTGACTAATTATTTGTTCTGATAAAAGTTCTTGTTGTTTTTGTAATTCGTTATGTTCTTGCTTAAGAACTTCTATTCTTTCTTGTTTTTGTTTATTTTCTTTGTCATAATTTTGAAATTTATTATTTAAATTTTCTTTTTGATTTATTAAACTTTGAATAGTATCTAAATATTCTTGTTTTTGTCTTTCTTCTTTTTCTAGTTCAGATGTTTTTTCTTCTAATTGTCTATTAATCTCTTCTTTTTCAGATTCTTTATTTGTTCTTGTATTTTTAATTTGATTAATAGTGTCGTTTAGTTGATTGATATTTTTTATAGATTCTCTTAATTGATTTTGAGACTGTTCTAATTCTCTTTCAACTTTTTTAATATCAGATTTAATTTTTGAAATTTCATTTTCTTTTACTTGTTCTAATGCTAAGATTTCTGCATTAATATTTTGCAATCTCTCTTCTAAAGTTATGATTTTTTGTTTTGATTCTTCTGATTCTAATATTTTTCTTTCTAGTTTTCTTTTAGTATTGTCTTTTAAATCAGATAGTTGAATTAGTTGATTTTTAGCGCTTTGTAGAGCATTTGTTTTTTGTTGAATTTCTTCTTGTTTTTTCTCAACTGATTCATTTAATGAAGATTGTTTTTGTTCTAAGTGAGAAATTTCATCTTGAAGTTTTTTATGTAATTGTTTTTTAGTTTCTAAAAGAGAAAGAAAGTAATGTTTTTGTCTTAATTGATGTCTTATATTGTCAATTTTTTCTTGCTTATTTTGTTTGTCTTTTTTTAATGTGTTTAATTCTGTTTCATAATCTTGAATTTGTCTTTTAAGTCTACTATAGTCAGAATTTAAATAGATTAAATCAGCCTCAAGTCTCTTGATTTCTTCATTAAAAAATTTTTGGTTCTTGTTATCTTTTTCTTTGCTTTTTTCAAGTTTAGCTAATTCTTTTTCTAGCTTATCTTTTTGTTCTCTTTTGGATTTTTCTTCAGAAACAAGAACACTCAAGTCTTTATTTAAACTGTTTATCTTATCGTTTTCTTTATCTATCTTATTTTTTATACTTTTTTCTCGTTGTCTTAATATTTCAATTGTGGTATTGCTATTTTTAATGGTTTCTGCATCTTTTATATCTAATGTTTTGATTTCATTTTCTTTATTTTTTATTTCAGATTGAATTTTAATCAATTCTTTTTCTAATTGTTTGAATTCGTTTTCTTGCCTGCTTCCAGCACTATTATTAGATAAATTCTTATATGCTACATAAGAAAAACCAGATGCTACTGAAACACTAATAGCAGTAAGTAATACTATTAACTTTTTCATATAAACCTCTAAAAATAATACGTCTTATTATAATTTTATAATTTCTTGTTTATTTTTCTTTTTTTGTGGCAGAAAAACCGAGTTTTGATGAAAAAAACTTGTATAAAAATGGTGTTTTTGTGCTATAATAAATTTTTTATTGTATTTTTTTATGTTGTTAAATGAAAATAAAAAATAAGTCTAGATGTAATTGGTTAGTAAAAAAGACTGAAAATTTCAGTCTTTTTGCTTATAAATACTATTTTTTTATTTTTCCAATTCAAAGAATTTATCATCAAATTTCTTGTTAAAGTCATTAACAATAGTTTCTAGTTGTTTACCAAATTTTTGTACTTCACCTAGTTCACCTACAATTTTATCGTAAGCTTGTTTTAATTTTTCTAAGTCATTGTCTCTAATTTTATTTGTAATTGCTTTTTTCCTACTATTACTTTTTTCATTTTTCCAATCAAGCATTAATTTATTAATATCCACAACTTTGATAACTGAAGTCTTAATGTTTTCAATAATATCATTTGTTTTAACAACAGTAGGATCTACTTGTTTTTTAATTTGTTCAACTTGTTCTTTTAAATAATCTTTACTGTTTTGGATTTTCATAATTTGTGCTTCTATTTTTCTGTTTTGTTCTTTAATAGTTGAAGCTTGTTTTTCTAATTGATCTGCTAGCTGTTCTTTTTCTGCTTGTTTACTTGTTAAAGCATTGTTTTTACTTTCAAGTTCAGCTATTTTTTCTTCAAGTTCTCTTTGTTTATTTTTTAAAGCAGTTTGTTCATTATGAAGTTTTACTATTTCTTCATCGTATTTTCTTTTTTGTTTTTCTAATTGACTAAACTTGTTTTCAAAATCAAGTGAATTTAGTTTCTTGTCTAATTCATCTAACTTGCTTTCTTTTTGGGCTTTTAAAGCTTTTAGTTTATCTACATTAGATTTAATAGAAGCAATTTTTTGTTTTAGATAATCAACGTTTTCTTTAAGTTGTTTATTATGTTTTGTTAATTCGTCTAATTCTTTTACGTCCTTATCAAATTCTTGAACAAGTTGATCTAGACTAGTGTCATTTTCATTAATTGAAGCTGATATGGTATCTATTTGTTTTTTTAATTGTTCTCTTGTATTTCCTAGTTCGTTTATTGTTGTTTCAAGTTCAGATTCTTTAGATTTTAGTCTTTCAATTTCTTGTTTATTTTGTTCATTAGTATTTCTTAGTTCTTGTATTTCTTGTTCTTTTAAACGTTTTTCTTGTTGTTTTTGGTGAATTCTATTATCTAATTCTGCACTTAATTCCTTTTGTTTTTGAATTTGAGATTCTAAATCACTAATGCTTGATTTTAGATTTTGTAGTTCTTGTTTTTTAGAATCATTTTCACTTTTTATACTTCTAATTAGATCTTCTTTTTGTTGTAATTCTCTTCTTTTTGAAACATTAGTACTATTTGAATTATTTAGTTCTGTTCTTAAATCATTAATTTGATTATTTAAATCAGTAATTTTTTGATTATTATTAGAAATTTGATTTTCAATTTCTACTTTTTTATTTTTTTGTTGAGTTAATTGTTCATGCAATTTACTATTTCAGCCCTGTTGTTTTTGATTTTTTAGAACACTTAGTTCAGTATTTAATGTATTTAATTGGTTAGTCTTTTCTATTAATAAAGCATTAGCTTGTTCTACTTCTTTTTGTTTAGCAGATAATTGTTCAACAACTTCTATTTGTTGATTTTTAGCGTTTGTAATGTTTGTTTGAGTTGTACTAATTTCAGTTTTTAATGCATTAAAATCATTATTTAATTTTGTGATATTATCTGTTAATTGTGTATTTTTACTTTTAAATTCTGTTATTTGTTTTTCTAAAGTTTTGTTCTTTTTATCCAATTTTACAAGAGTAAATAAAGTAGTTAATAATTTAGAATGTTGTTTTCTAGTGTTTGTAAGATTATTTTCAATATCTAATATTTGTTCTTTAAGTAGATCTTTATCAAGCTCTAATTCTGTTTTTTGTTTTCTTAGATCGTTGATTTTACTATTTATTTCATCAACTAAATTACTATCATTAGTTACTCTAACTAAATCATCAATAATTTCTTTTTTAACTTTATCTAATTCTTTTTTTGAACTATTATACTTGTCTTTATTAGCATTGATTTGATCATTATCATTTTTTAGTTCTTCGTTTATTTTTTTAGAACTGGAATCTAAAGTTTCTAATTGTTTTTTGTTTTTTACTAATTGATCGTTTAAATTACTTGCTTGAGTTTCTAAACCTTTTATTTCATTATTAAAAGCATTGATTTGTTCTTTTTTTAAAATTAAGTTGTTTTGTATGTCTTCAGCTATTTTTTGTTTTTGTTTTAATTGATTTTTTAATGTATCTAGCTCTTTTGACATTTCACTTTCTCTAGAATCTCTTTTAACAGCAACATTTTTTAAAGTAACATAAGCAAAACCAGATGAAGTAAAAACACTAATTGTTGCTAATAAAATAGGTAGCTTTTTCATAAAATTTTCTCCTTCAAATAGTTTTAACTTATTAAATCAGTTATTTGTTTGTCAATTTCTCTAACAGTGTTTTCTAAACTTACTTTATAATTTTTTAAAGCTTCTAATTTTGTTTTTATTCCTTTTAGTTTTTGATTAATTGTTGTTTCATATTTTTTTAATTGCTCAAAGTATTCAGAGAATTTTTTCCCGCTTTCATTGTATTTTAGTCATTGGTTTATTTTTATTTCATAATCCTTAATTTCTACTTTAATCTCTTTTACTTGATCTACTAACTCAGAAAAACCTTTTTTAGTATTATTAACAATTGTTTTAAGATTCTTAATAGATGTCTCTATTCCAGAATAAGAACTATCTATTTTTTGTTTTTTTGCTGCAAGTTCTTTACTTTTTTTAGTTTCTATTTTTATTTGTTTTCTAAAAGTAATAATTTTTGAATCTAGAAAATCAATATCTGATTGTAACTCATTAATTTCTTCTTCTTTTGCTTCTATGATAAGTTGTCGTTCATTGTTTTGTCTAGTTAATTCTTTGATAGTTTCATTAAGATTTGATATAGTTCTTTTTTGTTCTTCAATAGTAGCTTCTAACCTTTTTAAACTTGCTTCTTTATCTTCAATATATTTACTTTTAACTAGAATTTGAGCATTGATTTCTTCAATTTGGTGAGTTAAATTTTTTGATTCATAATTTAGTTCAGAAAATTCACTGTTTAATGTTTTAAGTTCTTTTTCTAGTTGTTGTTTTTCAGAATTTAAAGTAGATAATTCTACTTTTTTCTTTTCTATTTCTTGTTGTTTTGATGCTAGATTTTGTTTAATTGAAGCTGCTTGTGTAGTTAATGTATTTAATTGTTTTTGTAAAGATTCTATAGTTGTTCGTAAACTAGTTATTAATTTATCTTTATCTTTACTACTTTTTTCTAAATCTTTAATTGTTCCTTCTTGATCAATTTTTAAGACTGTTAATCTTTTAAGATTTTTATTTAATTGTTCTAGTTTTTGTTCAAGTTCATTTATTGTTTCTTGTTTTTGTTTATTTTGTTTTTTAATTGCTTCTAATTTACTTTCTAAACTAGTTTTTTGATTTTTATTACTTTTTATAGAAATTAAATAAGCTTGTTTTTCTTGTTCTAGTTTTTGTATTTCATTATTTTTTTCTCTGATTTTTTCATCTAATTCTTTATTATCAGAAACACTAGTTTCTTTTTGATTTTTAAGTTCTTGGATTTGTTGATTTAATTGATCAATTTGAGTATTTGTTTGATTTAGTTTATTTTCTAATTGGCTTATTTGTTGATCTATATTTGAAATTTCTGTTCTAACCTTGTTAGCATCAGTTTCTTTTTCTTGTTTTAATCTATTAATTTGTTCAGTAACACTTTGAATTTGATTTTCTAGATTAGTAATTTGTTGATTTAAACTTGTTAGTTCATTAGTCTTTTGATCTAGTTGTTGTTTAATAGCATTTGTTTGTTTTGAAACACTATCTAGTTCTTGTTTTTTAGAATTTAGATCACTAGTTTTTTTACTTATTTGTGTTTCTATTTGATTCTTTTCTTGTGTTAATAAAGTATTTTTATCTTTAAGTTCTGCCAATTGTCTTTCTAGTTGTTTAGATTGATTTGTTTTAGAAACTAATTTAGATGATAAGAATAAAAGATCTTGATTATTTTTTGTTTTTAAATTATTTAATTGTTCTTCTTTTTGTTGTTTTGTTTTATTAAGTTGGTTAAGTTCTTCTTTTAGAGATTTGATTTGATCATTAGTAGTATTAAATTGGTTAAGTTTATTTTCTAGTTCAGCACGTGTGTTTGTAAGTTCTTCATTTAACTGTTCTAGATATTTATCTTTATCTTTTTTATTATCTTTAAGTTTTTTTAATTCATCTTTAGATTTATTAACTTGATCTTCTTTGATTTTAAATTCTTTTTTTTAAATTAGTTAAATCAGCTGTTAATTTACTAATTCTTTGTTTTTGTTCAGAATCTTTTCTAATAAGATCATCTCTTTGTTTTTTTAATTTAGTAACTTTTTCTTTACTACTAATTAAGTTATTTTCATTTTCTAAAAGTAAGGTTTTAAGATTATTTTCTTTAGTATTAATATCATCATTAATACTTTTTAATTGTTCTTCTATTTTCTTAACTTCGTTTTTATGTGTATTAATTGAAACATTTTTATTATGAATATTTTTATATCCAACATATGAAAAACCTGCTGCTGATAAAACACTAACAGTTGCAAGCAATGCTACTAACTTTTTCATATAAACCTCTATTCAAAAATTACATTCTAATATAATTTTAATACTTATAAAGTTTTGTTAAAAAAAGGTATTGTAATTTTCTAAGAAATTGTTTAAAATTATTATTTATGGGTTTTAAAGAGTAAGTATTAAGTTATATTATTTTTATAAAATTAGTAAGAAAAAACTAGCAGAAATGCTAGTTTTTTGTTGTTATGGTTGTTTATATTAAGGTTTATTTAGGTTCAAAAACGTTAGTTAAATAAATATTATTAGATACATAGTTTGATATTCCAATCTACCTACTATATAGGTATTGACATTATATATATATATATATATATATAATGATTTCCGACACATTAATATATGTGGTAACTATAAAATAAACTTTTAAGGACATAATAATATGAAAAAATTACTAACAATACTAGGATCAGTTGGTTTAATTGCTACAACTAGTGCTGCAGTAGTTGCATGTGGTGATAAGACTCCTAAAATTTCTGAACCTAAAAAAGAAGTAGAAGAAAAAGATAAAAAAGAAGAGAGTGAAAAAAAAGAAAATAAAGAGGAAAAAACTAAACAAAATTTTTCAAAAGTAGAAAATCAAAATATAGGTAATTTCCCTCCAAATAATAAAAATACTGTTCCTCAAACAAATATTAAAAAGAAATTAGCAGAATTATTAAATACACCTGAAAATGAATTGACTGACTTAAATGTTGATTATGAAAATAAAAAAGGTGAAGTTAAATTACCAAAATTTGATAAAACTTTAAAATTCACTTTCACTTCATTTTTAGATTTAGGTGAATTTGAATCAAACAATAATACAATACCACAGACTAAAATTAAAGAAAAAATATCTAGTTTATTAAGTATTAGTTCAAGTGACTTACACGAACTATCTGTTGATTATGAAAATAAGAAAGGTACAGTTAAATCTTCTAAATTTTCAGGTTCTATAGAATTTAAATTTTCAGAAAAATCAAAAAGATCTCAATAATTAAATAATAATAAAAATCTCTAATTTAGCTAAAACTAGATTAGAGATTTTTTAATTTATTTATTCTATTCAAAATCAACTTCGTTTTGAATTGTATTATAAATATAAATCATATTATCTAAATCAATTGTATTTACAAGTCAACCATTAAATTGACAATTTTTAATAAAGTCAGCGTAGTAATTATTCTTGTCAACTGATTTTAAACTTACAACTATACCATAATTAAGATTTTTTATTTTTTTGCTTTCTAATCTTTCTTTTGTTATTATGCTAAAACCTCAAAATCCTTGTTCTTGTTTTGAAATTTTTGGTTTTTTAATTCTATTAGTAGGTGTAAAGATTTTTTCTTGAATATGTTTTGTATTATTTCATTTTTTGAATTTATCTCTTGCTTGTTCTTCAAAAATAGAAATATTATCATCATAGGATTGTTTATTTTTATTTATTGCCTCAATTTTTACTTTTCTATTACTTTGTATAACTCTTCCAAATTTAATATCCATTTCACTATCAGTATAATCAACACCTTGGTTTCTTGAAACATTTGGAAAGTAACACATTGTAAACTTAGCAACAAATGGATGCTTAGCATTTTTATCTAATGGTATTGGTAATGTGTAATTAAAAGTTTCATATTTTATAGCAGTTCCGCTAACAAAAAATCTTATCTCATCTGTTGGTGTTTCTAGTATATCTTTTATATGAATTGGAACTACTCCATGTCCTAATAAATTTATATTATCTTGATCTATTCAACTTGTTGCTGAATGTATTATTAAAGCTTTAGCAACTTCTCTAGTTAACCCAACAACTTGTATTAAGTAACATAATTTACGAGCAATTCATGGTGCAGCATATGAAGTACCTGAAACACGTCTTTGCTGAAAAGAAGAACAAACAACAATTTTATCTTCATTAGTTCCACCATAATAAGAAATATCAGGTTTATTAAAAAAGGATAGAACAGGTCCTTTTCTAGAATAATTAGCTGGTTTTTTATTAAAATCAACTGAATTAACAACAATTGAATTAATAGAATCTGCTGGTGAGCCAATTTTAATTGCTTTATTAGATGAATCATTTCCTCCAGCTATAACAAAAATTACATTATTTTCTACTTGAATTTTATCTAAGAAACTAGCTTGAATAGAAATATAATTCTGATTGTTTTCTTTAGGTGAACCTAATGAAAGATTTCAAACTTTTATATCTTTGTTGTTTCTAACAATACTTTCTATTTCTCTTAATACAGCAAATGAGCTAAATCCTTTATCTGTAGCTACACCAAAATGTCTAACTCTAAAATGTCCACAACCATCATCTAATTTAGGATTAAGTCTAGGCCCATCAACTATTATTGAACTAACTTCTGTACCATGAAAATAATCATCAGCTTTTATTATTGTATTCTTGTCTAATCTATTTTCAAATTCTACTCAATCTGAAAAATAAGTATTTTGTTTATCAAATAAAGTATCTATAACGCCTATTATTGGTTCATCAGTTGGTTTTTTTATACTTGTTATAGTTGGCAAAACTTCTTTATATTGTGTTGGTTCATTAGAAAAAATATCTCTAACTCCCATTGCTATTAGATAAGGGGCTTTTTTAATCAATTCTTTAACTTGATCTGCATTTAAAAAAAATGTTGTTTCATCTAATTTAAAAATATTTGAAAAATCTATATTTAGTTGCTTAAAAATATCAGCAGCTTTAGTATTAGTATCATAAATACTAATAATTGATGATTCTTCTAATACTTCATCAAATTCATCAACTTCAAAACTTTTTATAAAATAAACATCAAATATTGTGTCTATAAGTCTTGTTTTTGTAAGACCAGATAAAGTAGTTTTAAAATTTCTTCTAATCAATTCAACATCTTTTTGGGTTATTTGATAATAAGAATTATCTTTTAAGTATTCTATGCAATTTTCTAAATGTTTAATAGAATCTTGTAACATAGAACTAGTGATACAATACGTAATTATATGATAGTTTGGATTTGTATTAGAAAATTTGCAACCAACAACTCTTTGATTATTTTTTAAAAAATCCTTATCAAATATAGCTCTCATTCTATTACTTTTAGAAATAACTCTTTTATAATGAACACTAATAAGTGGATTTATTTGTAATTCTTGAGTTTTTCAAAAATTACTTACTTTAATCAAATCGTCTTTTAATTTAATAAAATGGTCAAGTTTAACATCTTGATTAGATGGAATTTCAAATGGTTTAAACTTTTGATTATAATCATTTGAAACAAAATCTTTTTTTAATTCTACGATTTTATTTGGCATTCTATAACTCCTTTAATTCTCTAGCGACTTGACTTTTTGAAATACCTGTTAAAATTTCAATTTCTCTAGTTGTAAAACCTTCAAGCTTAAGATCTTTTAAATCACTTTCTTTTTTATTAGTAACATTTCTATAAAGTCTTTTTAAATAATCAAATTCACTATTTGGATCACTAAAAGCAAGTGAAGTTTTAATAACATTTTCTAGAGTTCCTGGGTATGGAATTTTTTCATATAAAGAAATTATTTTTCTAAACATTCTAGTATTTTTACCAATATGATTAAGTTTTTTTACATAGTTATTAAAAATAATTTCTGCTATATCTAATAAATCTTCATTAGTATATCTATCAAAATCTACTACTGAATCAAATCTTCTAATAAGTGCTTTATCTAGATATTTATATAAGTTAGTTGTTGCAATTAGTATTACTTTTTTATTTAAATTATCTAAGCATTTTAAAACAGTTGAAGTAACTCTTCCCATTTCTCTTATGTCAGTGTTGTTAGTTCTGTCTAAAGCTAATGCATCGATTTCATCAAATAAAATAATTACCTCTTCAGGGTGAGATAAATTATTGATTTCTTCAAAAAGCTTTGTGATGTTTTTTTGAGTTTGGCCTAGTTTACTGTCAATAAGCATTGAAAATTCAACTACAAATAATTCTCTATTAAGAATTCTTGCTATTTGTTCAGTTGTTTTAGTTTTTCCTGTTCCAGGAGGTCCTACAAATAAGAATTTATTAACACATAATTTATTTTTAGAAGCATTTATTATTCCTATAATGTCATTATTAATTTCATCAGGAAGTGGTAGTGATTTATTTTCAATATCCACCCTTTTTATTCATTCAGAATCACTTTCATTAAATTGTGGGACAAAAGTATTTGTATCAGAAAGAATGCTGGCTATATATTGACTTAATTTTGGCTCTCCTTGTTTGTAAAAATCACTCGCTATTAAATAAGCCTCATCTCTAAAAGCTATATCATTATTTTCCATATGATATTTTATTAAGTTTATAACATTTGCCTTTTTCATTTTGACACCTCAGCTTTAGTTTAACATTTTGGGGCAGACAAAACTATATATGGGACAAAATTTGTAAAAAATTAAAAAAGAACTTTCATTTTTTAATTAGAAATAATTAATTGATTATAAACAACATTAAAGTATTAGTTTTACCTTCATAGCATTCATCACTATATAGATATTGACATTATATATATATATATAATGTTTTTCGCACATTGATATGTGTGTGTAACTATAAAATAAACTTTTTGAAGGACATAATATGAAAAAATTACTAACAATACTAGGATCAGTTGGTTTAATTGCTACAACTAGTGCTGCAGTAGTCGCATGTGGTGATAAAATGCCAAAAAATGCTGAAAAAAAGGAAACTAAGCAAGAGAAAAAAGAACAAAAAGTTGAAAAAGCTGTTGAGAAAAAAGAAGAAGGAGAAAAGTTTCCTAAACAAAATCTAGATTTAGGGGCTTTCTTTAAGAACGAAGGCAGATATAATAGTTTTTCACAATATGAAATTAAAAATAAAATAGCAAAATTAACAAATACTGATATATCTACATTGACAGACCTAAATATTGAATATGAAGATGAAAAAGGAACAGGAACTGTTAAATCTACAAAATACACCGATACGTTAAACTTCTCTTTTTCTAACATATTAGATTTAGGTGAATTTAAAAAAGAAAATAAAACAGTTGTTCCACAATTAGAAGTTAAGGAAAAATTAGCAAAAACTTTAAAGCATGAAGAAAAAGATCTAGTTGGACTAGAAGTTACTTATGGAGAAAAAGAAGGTAATGGGACTGTTAAATCTGCAAAAACACGAGGAACATTGAAATTTAAATTTACTATTAAATAATATAAAAGAACATAATAATTAATTAATCTCTAAATCTTACAAAAAGAAATAGAGATTTTTTGTTAGCAACCACAAAAGTTTTCTTACTTTTTCAGATATTTACATTCTTTACAATATTTGACAAACTTTTTTTACAAGATTT encodes:
- a CDS encoding lipoprotein, which translates into the protein MKKLLTILGSVGLIATTSAAVVACGDKMPKNAEKKETKQEKKEQKVEKAVEKKEEGEKFPKQNLDLGAFFKNEGRYNSFSQYEIKNKIAKLTNTDISTLTDLNIEYEDEKGTGTVKSTKYTDTLNFSFSNILDLGEFKKENKTVVPQLEVKEKLAKTLKHEEKDLVGLEVTYGEKEGNGTVKSAKTRGTLKFKFTIK
- a CDS encoding helix-rich protein, translating into MKEDQVNKSKDELKKLKDNKKDKDKYLEQLNEELTNTRAELENKLNQFNTTNDQIKSLKEELNQLNKTKQQKEEQLNNLKTKNNQDLLFLSSKLVSKTNQSKQLERQLAELKDKNTLLTQEKNQIETQISKKTSDLNSKKQELDSVSKQTNAIKQQLDQKTNELTSLNQQITNLENQIQSVTEQINRLKQEKETDANKVRTEISNIDQQISQLENKLNQTNTQIDQLNQQIQELKNQKETSVSDNKELDEKIREKNNEIQKLEQEKQAYLISIKSNKNQKTSLESKLEAIKKQNKQKQETINELEQKLEQLNKNLKRLTVLKIDQEGTIKDLEKSSKDKDKLITSLRTTIESLQKQLNTLTTQAASIKQNLASKQQEIEKKKVELSTLNSEKQQLEKELKTLNSEFSELNYESKNLTHQIEEINAQILVKSKYIEDKEASLKRLEATIEEQKRTISNLNETIKELTRQNNERQLIIEAKEEEINELQSDIDFLDSKIITFRKQIKIETKKSKELAAKKQKIDSSYSGIETSIKNLKTIVNNTKKGFSELVDQVKEIKVEIKDYEIKINQWLKYNESGKKFSEYFEQLKKYETTINQKLKGIKTKLEALKNYKVSLENTVREIDKQITDLIS
- a CDS encoding S8 family peptidase, encoding MPNKIVELKKDFVSNDYNQKFKPFEIPSNQDVKLDHFIKLKDDLIKVSNFWKTQELQINPLISVHYKRVISKSNRMRAIFDKDFLKNNQRVVGCKFSNTNPNYHIITYCITSSMLQDSIKHLENCIEYLKDNSYYQITQKDVELIRRNFKTTLSGLTKTRLIDTIFDVYFIKSFEVDEFDEVLEESSIISIYDTNTKAADIFKQLNIDFSNIFKLDETTFFLNADQVKELIKKAPYLIAMGVRDIFSNEPTQYKEVLPTITSIKKPTDEPIIGVIDTLFDKQNTYFSDWVEFENRLDKNTIIKADDYFHGTEVSSIIVDGPRLNPKLDDGCGHFRVRHFGVATDKGFSSFAVLREIESIVRNNKDIKVWNLSLGSPKENNQNYISIQASFLDKIQVENNVIFVIAGGNDSSNKAIKIGSPADSINSIVVNSVDFNKKPANYSRKGPVLSFFNKPDISYYGGTNEDKIVVCSSFQQRRVSGTSYAAPWIARKLCYLIQVVGLTREVAKALIIHSATSWIDQDNINLLGHGVVPIHIKDILETPTDEIRFFVSGTAIKYETFNYTLPIPLDKNAKHPFVAKFTMCYFPNVSRNQGVDYTDSEMDIKFGRVIQSNRKVKIEAINKNKQSYDDNISIFEEQARDKFKKWNNTKHIQEKIFTPTNRIKKPKISKQEQGFWGFSIITKERLESKKIKNLNYGIVVSLKSVDKNNYYADFIKNCQFNGWLVNTIDLDNMIYIYNTIQNEVDFE
- a CDS encoding lipoprotein, which produces MKKLLTILGSVGLIATTSAAVVACGDKTPKISEPKKEVEEKDKKEESEKKENKEEKTKQNFSKVENQNIGNFPPNNKNTVPQTNIKKKLAELLNTPENELTDLNVDYENKKGEVKLPKFDKTLKFTFTSFLDLGEFESNNNTIPQTKIKEKISSLLSISSSDLHELSVDYENKKGTVKSSKFSGSIEFKFSEKSKRSQ
- a CDS encoding ATP-binding protein, coding for MKKANVINLIKYHMENNDIAFRDEAYLIASDFYKQGEPKLSQYIASILSDTNTFVPQFNESDSEWIKRVDIENKSLPLPDEINNDIIGIINASKNKLCVNKFLFVGPPGTGKTKTTEQIARILNRELFVVEFSMLIDSKLGQTQKNITKLFEEINNLSHPEEVIILFDEIDALALDRTNNTDIREMGRVTSTVLKCLDNLNKKVILIATTNLYKYLDKALIRRFDSVVDFDRYTNEDLLDIAEIIFNNYVKKLNHIGKNTRMFRKIISLYEKIPYPGTLENVIKTSLAFSDPNSEFDYLKRLYRNVTNKKESDLKDLKLEGFTTREIEILTGISKSQVARELKEL